One Osmerus eperlanus chromosome 24, fOsmEpe2.1, whole genome shotgun sequence DNA window includes the following coding sequences:
- the dab1a gene encoding DAB adaptor protein 1a has protein sequence MSMLCDDGGCTAGPLVQQAFTAQAFGVQSPLPVAQVLPGGQPLIWGQANLFPATQQQWLPWLLELSPPTAYLPGQPVGALPAAMFQTLTPVTAVTPAGDSLLAAGGAASGPAPSSSSSPQHEDRARLKMSKEMFKDFQLAKPPAMPARRGEPSGLSGTSDAFSSYFSRVGTAQDTDDCDDFDISQMNLTPVTSTTPSTNSQEEGSSLRPDQQSEEVRSLTGRRI, from the exons ATGAGTAT gTTATGTGACGATGGGGGCTGTACCGCCGGGCCACTGGTCCAACAGGCCTTCACTGCCCAGGCGTTCGGGGTCCAGTCCCCCCTCCCGGTGGCCCAGGTCCTCCCTGGAGGCCAGCCCCTCATCTGGGGCCAGGCCAACCTGTTCCCCGCCACCCAGCAGCAGTGGCTGCCTTGGCTGCTGGAGCTTTCTCCCCCCACCGCCTACCTCCCCGGCCAGCCCGTGGGTGCGCTGCCTGCCGCCATGTTCCAGACCCTCACTCCCGTCACCGCCGTCACGCCGGCCGGAGACAGCCTTTTAGCTGCCGGCGGCGCGGCCTCGGGCCCTGCGCCCTCCTCCTCGTCGAGTCCGCAGCACGAGGACAGGGCACGGCTGAAGATGAGCAAGGAGATGTTCAAG gacttCCAACTGGCGAAGCCTCCAGCCATGCCTGCGCGGCGTGGGGAGCCGTCCGGCCTGTCGGGCACCTCGGACGCCTTCAGCTCCTACTTCAGCCGCGTGGGCACGGCCCAGGACACAGACGACTGCGACGACTTCGACATCTCTCAGATGAACCTGACCCCGGTCACCTCCACCACGCCCTCCACCAACTCAC aggAAGAAGGATCCTCTCTACGCCCAGATCAACAAAGCGAAGAAGTAAGGAGCCTCACAGGAAGACGTATCTGA
- the LOC134010904 gene encoding nascent polypeptide-associated complex subunit alpha, muscle-specific form-like isoform X1 → MDQEDTLDFKALRAKFQDEETLLPRQPRTRPTLPEKPSVVPPLRSPPQSPTHTLPAGARPSLLTSISQAADRKSVLAPRVIFKEEKKESKKPLIFFKSKEKPEVKTKWGKDKNGSVKEGKDDPSEVTPPKKEAVVTKHTTKEKKAPKGGSTELVAATPPPKTAPKKKGFLGFRRSVKKEKVPADSILDTPGPDLEGLSPLMPTSPAPADPAPAAPAAPADSTPELVLTPKLKEALLPPNPTLEEPPAVSPPPPDPTPVTATPEGPPPQAGSSGTSLPTPPPKTEAPAKALPALPVSVSPSPLRPARVASLLPIPTPSPPSTPSLPVSSTPPPPVASTPSPRSTPSLPVSSTPPPPVTSTPSPSPPVVRTPPPLAVATPSPSPPPPPVLEPEPVVEAGIEAGVEAEVEAGPPASSLAVDPPSRPQSPRPERPLSALSALGRAEEMGPGRRTSPCDLRVFSALEKARRKLASPSPSTTPTTSSPVTPTAEEPSLPLIPRFPLTELPPIDYPEQSGAAQVNGINHRQPSPALEGIAEEGADIIPEMLVVPPPSSPEGPPHGPVSGSSPRQTHPSPQGGPAPPRPECCGDPCSSSGVLPGGVSPGAGGGPGLRGPGLRGPGGDLC, encoded by the exons ATGGACCAG GAGGACACGTTAGACTTCAAGGCGCTGAGAGCCAAGTTCCAGGATGAAGAGACGTTGCTCCCGAGacagcccaggaccaggcccACCCTCCCGGAGAAGCCCAGTGTGGTGCCTCCCCTCCGGAGCCCCCCCCagagccccacacacacgctgcccGCCGGGGCCcggccctccctcctcacctccatcagccAGGCGGCCGACAGGAAGTCCGTCCTGGCCCCCCGTGTCATCttcaaggaggagaagaaagagagtaaGAAGCCGCTCATCTTCTTCAAAAGCAAGGAGAAGCCAGAGGTGAAAACCAAGTGGGGGAAAGACAAGAATGGAAGtgtgaaggaggggaaggacgATCCGTCGGAAgtgacccccccaaaaaaagaggCGGTTGTCACCAAACACACCACGAAGGAGAAGAAGGCGCCTAAAGGTGGCAGCACTGAGCTGGTCGCCGCTACGCCTCCGCCTAAAACCGCACCGAAGAAGAAAGGCTTCCTGGGTTTCAGGAGGTCGGTGAAAAAGGAAAAAGTTCCTGCCGACTCCATCCTGGACACGCCCGGCCCTGACCTCGAAGGGCTATCCCCACTGATGCCTACGAGCCCCGCCCCTGCCGACCCCGCCCCTGCCGCCCCTGCCGCCCCTGCTGACTCCACCCCTGAGCTCGTTCTGACCCCAAAACTGAAGgaggccctcctccctcccaacccCACCCTGGAAGAGCCCCCTGCagtatcccctccaccccctgaccccaccccggTCACAGCCACACCCGAGGGTCCACCCCCCCAGGCTGGTAGCTCTGgaacctctctccccactccccccccaaaGACTGAAGCCCCAGCTAAGGCCCTGCCCGCTCTTCCTGTCTcggtctcccccagccccctccgccCCGCCCGTGTCGCCTCCCTCCTACCCATCCCaactccatcccctccctccaccccctccctccctgtctcatccacccctcctccccctgttgcCTCGACCCCGTCCCCCCGttcaaccccctccctccctgtctcatccacccctcctccccccgtcaCCTCTACAccatccccttccccccctgttGTCCGTACCCCACCCCCACTTGCCGTCGctaccccttccccctccccacctccacccccagtctTGGAACCTGAGCCTGTGGTTGAGGCTGGGattgaggctggggttgaggctgaggttgaggctggtccccctgcctcctctctggctgtggaccccccctccagaccccagTCCCCCCGTCCGGAGCGTCCCCTCTCCGCCCTGTCGGCCCtggggagggcggaggagatGGGCCCGGGGAGGAGGACCTCCCCCTGTGACCTGAGGGTCTTCAGCGCCCTGGAGAAGGCACGCAGGAAGTTAGCCAG ccccagtcccagcacCACACCCACCACCTCCAGCCCAGTCACCCCCACTGCAGAAGAGCCTTCCCTGCCGCTCATCCCCCGCTTCCCTCTGACGGAGCTCCCACCTATCGACTACCCCGAGCAGAGCGGCGCTGCCCAGGTCAACGGCATCAACCACA ggcagCCCTCTCCTGCATTAGAGGGTATCGCAGAGGAAGGCGCTGACATCATCCCAGAGATGTTagtggtgccccccccctcctccccggaGGGCCCTCCTCACGGTCCAGTCTCTGGGTCCTCCCCCAGACAAACCCACCCGTCCCCCCAGGGTGgacctgccccccccagaccaGAGTG CTGTGGagatccctgctcctcctccggaGTTCTGCCAGGAGGAGTCAGcccaggagcaggaggaggacctgGGCTCAGAGGCCCTGGGCTCAGAGGCCCTGGAGGAGATCTTTGCTGA
- the LOC134010904 gene encoding nascent polypeptide-associated complex subunit alpha, muscle-specific form-like isoform X2, protein MDQEDTLDFKALRAKFQDEETLLPRQPRTRPTLPEKPSVVPPLRSPPQSPTHTLPAGARPSLLTSISQAADRKSVLAPRVIFKEEKKESKKPLIFFKSKEKPEVKTKWGKDKNGSVKEGKDDPSEVTPPKKEAVVTKHTTKEKKAPKGGSTELVAATPPPKTAPKKKGFLGFRRSVKKEKVPADSILDTPGPDLEGLSPLMPTSPAPADPAPAAPAAPADSTPELVLTPKLKEALLPPNPTLEEPPAVSPPPPDPTPVTATPEGPPPQAGSSGTSLPTPPPKTEAPAKALPALPVSVSPSPLRPARVASLLPIPTPSPPSTPSLPVSSTPPPPVASTPSPRSTPSLPVSSTPPPPVTSTPSPSPPVVRTPPPLAVATPSPSPPPPPVLEPEPVVEAGIEAGVEAEVEAGPPASSLAVDPPSRPQSPRPERPLSALSALGRAEEMGPGRRTSPCDLRVFSALEKARRKLASPSTTPTTSSPVTPTAEEPSLPLIPRFPLTELPPIDYPEQSGAAQVNGINHRQPSPALEGIAEEGADIIPEMLVVPPPSSPEGPPHGPVSGSSPRQTHPSPQGGPAPPRPECCGDPCSSSGVLPGGVSPGAGGGPGLRGPGLRGPGGDLC, encoded by the exons ATGGACCAG GAGGACACGTTAGACTTCAAGGCGCTGAGAGCCAAGTTCCAGGATGAAGAGACGTTGCTCCCGAGacagcccaggaccaggcccACCCTCCCGGAGAAGCCCAGTGTGGTGCCTCCCCTCCGGAGCCCCCCCCagagccccacacacacgctgcccGCCGGGGCCcggccctccctcctcacctccatcagccAGGCGGCCGACAGGAAGTCCGTCCTGGCCCCCCGTGTCATCttcaaggaggagaagaaagagagtaaGAAGCCGCTCATCTTCTTCAAAAGCAAGGAGAAGCCAGAGGTGAAAACCAAGTGGGGGAAAGACAAGAATGGAAGtgtgaaggaggggaaggacgATCCGTCGGAAgtgacccccccaaaaaaagaggCGGTTGTCACCAAACACACCACGAAGGAGAAGAAGGCGCCTAAAGGTGGCAGCACTGAGCTGGTCGCCGCTACGCCTCCGCCTAAAACCGCACCGAAGAAGAAAGGCTTCCTGGGTTTCAGGAGGTCGGTGAAAAAGGAAAAAGTTCCTGCCGACTCCATCCTGGACACGCCCGGCCCTGACCTCGAAGGGCTATCCCCACTGATGCCTACGAGCCCCGCCCCTGCCGACCCCGCCCCTGCCGCCCCTGCCGCCCCTGCTGACTCCACCCCTGAGCTCGTTCTGACCCCAAAACTGAAGgaggccctcctccctcccaacccCACCCTGGAAGAGCCCCCTGCagtatcccctccaccccctgaccccaccccggTCACAGCCACACCCGAGGGTCCACCCCCCCAGGCTGGTAGCTCTGgaacctctctccccactccccccccaaaGACTGAAGCCCCAGCTAAGGCCCTGCCCGCTCTTCCTGTCTcggtctcccccagccccctccgccCCGCCCGTGTCGCCTCCCTCCTACCCATCCCaactccatcccctccctccaccccctccctccctgtctcatccacccctcctccccctgttgcCTCGACCCCGTCCCCCCGttcaaccccctccctccctgtctcatccacccctcctccccccgtcaCCTCTACAccatccccttccccccctgttGTCCGTACCCCACCCCCACTTGCCGTCGctaccccttccccctccccacctccacccccagtctTGGAACCTGAGCCTGTGGTTGAGGCTGGGattgaggctggggttgaggctgaggttgaggctggtccccctgcctcctctctggctgtggaccccccctccagaccccagTCCCCCCGTCCGGAGCGTCCCCTCTCCGCCCTGTCGGCCCtggggagggcggaggagatGGGCCCGGGGAGGAGGACCTCCCCCTGTGACCTGAGGGTCTTCAGCGCCCTGGAGAAGGCACGCAGGAAGTTAGCCAG tcccagcacCACACCCACCACCTCCAGCCCAGTCACCCCCACTGCAGAAGAGCCTTCCCTGCCGCTCATCCCCCGCTTCCCTCTGACGGAGCTCCCACCTATCGACTACCCCGAGCAGAGCGGCGCTGCCCAGGTCAACGGCATCAACCACA ggcagCCCTCTCCTGCATTAGAGGGTATCGCAGAGGAAGGCGCTGACATCATCCCAGAGATGTTagtggtgccccccccctcctccccggaGGGCCCTCCTCACGGTCCAGTCTCTGGGTCCTCCCCCAGACAAACCCACCCGTCCCCCCAGGGTGgacctgccccccccagaccaGAGTG CTGTGGagatccctgctcctcctccggaGTTCTGCCAGGAGGAGTCAGcccaggagcaggaggaggacctgGGCTCAGAGGCCCTGGGCTCAGAGGCCCTGGAGGAGATCTTTGCTGA
- the LOC134010917 gene encoding myb-like protein X, which produces MEPAWGNGEAVGPLEEALPGALEQEVHLDEVAAPDPPQDQEVQECGAELRNVPDDLQLSDPASSPGSPVRRPEAEEVPMETSNVYEDVHIVEKPKSKTLGAKKRNKGPPKNPYAETQPAHVESQKSSWFSKNETTPEGPDEKDPNPKELKKREKQRLEKEKKEQKEQREREKKEQKEREKKENEMKKKFKIKGQEEAMYQATVTVTTKGRKDDLALNSGDIISIIRTTNCPKGKWLARDSSNTFGYVSVSHVELDVKEMMELGKKAVGNRKTSTLESERTSTGSRNSNNYPLSTGSFSDDSDEWTGDDEEMFSSPTASTDPGLDHTTSMLEEGSREPSVHHEHTASDVSTDSVNQQARHEALHKLSTFFHEPRDTSPPAVEEQHARSPELETSPEDLAAEQAQSSVEEVDSLLPDMIILPPPDLYADINFAE; this is translated from the exons ATGGAGCCTGCCTGGGGGAACGGGGAGGCCGTGGGCCCCCTGGAGGAGGCTCTTCCGGGGGCCCTGGAGCAGGAGGTCCACCTGGACGAGGTGGCAGCTCCGGATCCGCCGCAGGACCAGGAGGTCCAGGAGTGTGGAGCGGAGCTCCGAAATGTTCCAGACGATCTTCAACTCTCTGACCCCGCCTCCTCGCCTGGCAGTCCAGTCCGAAG gcCAGAGGCGGAGGAGGTGCCAATGGAGACCAGCAATGTCTACGAGGACGTCCACATCGTGGAGAAACCGAAGAGCAAGACTCTGGGCGCCAAGAAACGAAACAAAGGTCCACCGAAGA ATCCCTACGCTGAAACACAGCCAGCG CATGTGGAATCTCAGAAGAGCAGCTGGTTCTCCAA GAACGAGACGACCCCAGAGGGACCAGATGAGAAAGACCCGAACCCTAAAGagctgaaaaagagagagaagcagcgtctggagaaggagaagaaagaacagaaggagcagagagagagagagaagaaggagcagaaggagagagagaagaaggagaacgaGATGAAGAAGAAGTttaag ATAaaaggccaggaggaggccatGTACCAGGCCACCGTCACCGTGACGACGAAAGGACGCAAGGACGACCTGGCGCTGAATAGCGGTGACATCATTAGCATCATCAGAACCACCAACTGTCCCAAGGGGAAATGGCTGGCTCGGGACAGCAGCAACACCT ttgggTATGTCTCAGTGAGCCATGTGGAGCTGGACGTGAAGGAGATGATGGAGTTGGGGAAGAAGGCCGTCGGCAACAGGAAAACCTCCACCTTGGAATCAGAGAGGACCAGCACtgggagcag GAACTCAAATAACTACCCCCTATCCACAGGCAGTT TTTCAGACGACAGTGACGAATGGACGGGCGATGATGAAGAGATGTTCTCTTCCCCCACAGCATCTACAGACCC gggACTGGACCACACCACATCCATGCTGGAGGAGG GAAGCAGAGAGCCAAGTGTTCACCATGAGCACACGGCCAGTGACGTCAGTACAGATTCTGTGAACCAACA AGCGAGACATGAAGCACTTCACAAGTTGTCCACGTTCTTCCACGAGCCCAGAGACACCAGCCCACCTGCTGTAGAAGAGCAAcatgccag AAGTCCTGAACTCGAGACAA GCCCTGAGGATTTGGCAGCAGAACAAGCACAGAG CTCCGTAGAGGAAGTAGATTCACTGCTTCCTGACATGATCATCTTACCGCCCCCTGACCTGTACGCTGACATCAACTTTGCAGAATAA
- the prkaa2 gene encoding LOW QUALITY PROTEIN: 5'-AMP-activated protein kinase catalytic subunit alpha-2 (The sequence of the model RefSeq protein was modified relative to this genomic sequence to represent the inferred CDS: inserted 2 bases in 1 codon) — MAEKQQKHEGRVKIGHYILGDTLGVGTFGKVKIGEHQLTGHKVAVKILNRQKIRSLDVVGKIKREIQNLKLFRHPHIIKLYQVISTPTDFFMVMEYVSGGELFDYICKHGRVEDTEARRLFQQIISAVDYCHRHMVVHRDLKPENVLLDASKNAKIADFGLSNMMSDGEFLRTSCGSPNYAAPEVISGRLYAGPEVDIWSCGVILYALLCGTLPFDDEHVPTLFKKIRGGVFYIPEYLTRSVASLLMLMMQVDPLKRASIKDIREHEWFKQDLPGYLFPEDPSYDSSELDEEAVREVCDKFESSESEVMSSLYSGDPQDQLAVAYHLIIDNRRIMTQASEFYLASSPPQGSFMEEGMALPPGVKPHPERMPXPLLVDSPKSRCPLDALNTTKAKQLTVKKAKWHLGIRSQSRPYDIMAEVYRAMRQLSYDWKVVNPYHLRVRRKNPVTGNLMKMSLQLYQVDSRSYLLDFKSVDDDIMEAVGFKSGSSTPQRSGSTAGLHRPRLSMDSASPAVDLPQLSSSLPGSLSCSAPLLAPRQGSHTMDFFEMCASLITTLAR, encoded by the exons ATGGCAGAGAAGCAACAGAAACACGAAGGCAGGGTGAAGATTGGACATTATATACTCGGCGATACGCTTGGAGTCGGAACGTTTGGAAAAGTGAAGA TTGGAGAGCACCAGCTCACAGGCCACAAGGTCGCCGTGAAGATCCTGAACAGGCAGAAGATCCGCAGTCTGGATGTGGTGGGAAAGATCAAACGCGAGATCCAGAACCTCAAACTCTTCAGACATCCACACATCATCAAGCT GTACCAGGTGATCAGCACGCCCACAGATTTCTTCATGGTGATGGAGTATGTttcaggaggagagctgtttgaCTACATCTGCAAACATGGACGG GTGGAGGACACGGAGGCACGTCGCCTGTTCCAGCAGATCATCTCAGCGGTGGACTACTGTCACAGACACATGGTGGTGCACCGAGACCTGAAGCCAGAGAACGTGCTGCTGGACGCCAGCAAGAACGCCAAGATCGCTGACTTCG GGCTGTCAAACATGATGTCAGACGGGGAGTTTCTGAGGACCAGCTGTGGGTCTCCAAACTACGCTGCTCCCGAGGTCATCTCAGGAAG GCTGTACGCAGGCCCCGAGGTGGACATCTGGTCCTGCGGGGTGATCCTCTACGCCCTGCTGTGCGGCACGCTGCCCTTCGACGACGAGCACGTCCCCACGCTGTTCAAGAAGATCCGCGGGGGCGTGTTCTACATCCCTGAGTATCTGACGCGCTCCGTGGCCTCACTGCTCATGCTCATGATGCAGGTGGATCCTCTGAAGAGAGCCTCCATCAAGGACATCAG ggaGCACGAGTGGTTCAAGCAGGACCTGCCGGGGTACCTGTTCCCCGAGGACCCGTCGTACGACTCCAGCGAGCTGGACGAGGAGGCcgtgagggaggtgtgtgacaAGTTTGAGAGCTCCGAGTCTGAGGTCATGTCCAGCCTGTACAGTGGAGACCCCCAG gacCAGCTAGcggtagcctaccacctgatcATCGACAACCGGCGCATCATGACCCAGGCCAGTGAGTTCTACCTGGCCTCCAGCCCCCCGCAGGGCTCCTTCATGGAGGAGGGCATGGCCCTGCCCCCAGGGGTCAAGCCCCACCCAGAGAGGATGCC CCCCCTGCTGGTCGACAGCCCCAAGTCCCGCTGCCCCCTGGACGCCCTGAACACCACCAAGGCCAAGCAACTGACTGTGAAGAAGGCCAAGTGGCACCTGGGTATCCGCAGTCAGAGCAGGCCCTACGACATCATGGCCGAGGTGTACCGTGCCATGAGGCAGCTCAGCTACGActggaag GTGGTGAACCCGTACCACCTGCGTGTGAGGAGGAAGAATCCGGTGACGGGGAACCTGATGAAGATGAGTCTGCAGCTGTACCAGGTGGACAGCAGGTCCTACCTCCTCGACTTCAAAAGCGTCGACG atgacATCATGGAGGCGGTGGGATTCAAGTCGGGCTCGTCCACCCCCCAGCGGTCCGGCTCTACGGCGGGCCTCCACAGACCCAGGCTCAGCATGGACTCGGCCAGCCCGGCCGTGGACCTGCCCCAGCTCAGCTCCTCCCTGCCTGGGTCGCTCTCCTGCAGCGCCCCCCTGCTGGCCCCGCGCCAGGGCTCCCACACCATGGACTTCTTTGAGATGTGTGCCAGTCTGATCACCACGCTGGCGCGCTGA